A stretch of Lathyrus oleraceus cultivar Zhongwan6 chromosome 6, CAAS_Psat_ZW6_1.0, whole genome shotgun sequence DNA encodes these proteins:
- the LOC127093872 gene encoding acetyl-coenzyme A carboxylase carboxyl transferase subunit beta, chloroplastic-like gives MSMQRKWFNSMIFNRGLEYRCGLSKSIDRFGPIENNGVNEDPSSLTDMDNNIDSWKNNSENSSYSHADSLADVSNIDNLLSHKFFSIRDSNSNIYDIYYAYDTNDTNITKYKWTNNINRCIESYLRSQICEDIDFNSDICDKVQRTIIILIRSTNDTNDISDTNDISDTNDTNDTNAIYDPFDISDTNDTNEIYDPFFILDINDTNDTNDIYGIYDPDDIYETNIKDICERYSEIYPRNREKSTFVPIDYSDPNCMEKLARLWVQCETCYGLNFKQFFRPKMNICEHCGEHLKMSS, from the coding sequence ATGTCTATGCAAAGAAAGTGGTTCAATTCAATGATCTTTAATAGGGGTTTAGAATACAGGTGTGGTTTAAGTAAATCAATAGATCGTTTTGGTCCTATTGAAAATAACGGTGTAAATGAAGACCCATCTAGTTTAACTGATATGGATAATAACATTGATAGCTGGAAGAACAATAGTGAAAATTCTAGTTATAGTCATGCTGATTCTTTAGCAGATGTCAGCAACATAGATAATTTACTATCTCATAAATTTTTTTCAATTAGGGATAGTAATAGCAATATATATGACATATATTATGCTTATGATACTAATGATACTAATATTACTAAATATAAATGGACTAATAACATTAATCGTTGCATTGAGAGTTATCTTCGTTCTCAAATCTGTGAGGATATTGACTTTAATAGTGACATTTGCGATAAGGTCCAAAGGACTATTATAATTTTAATAAGGAGcacaaatgatacaaatgatatatcagatacaaatgatatatcagatacaaatgatacaaatgataCAAATGCGATATATGATCCATTTGATATATCCGATACAAATGATACAAATGAGATATACGATCCATTTTTTATATTAGATATAAATGAtacaaatgatacaaatgataTATATGGTATATACGATCCAGATGATATATATGAGACTAATATAAAGGATATATGTGAGAGATATAGTGAGATATATCCTAGAAATAGAGAGAAGAGTACTTTTGTTCCAATAGATTATAGCGATCCCAATTGTATGGAAAAATTAGCTCGTTTATGGGTTCAATGCGAAACTTGCTATGGACTCAATTTTAAGCAATTTTTCCGACCCAAAATGAATATTTGCGAACACTGTGGCGAGCATTTGAAAATGAGCAGTTAA